GGCTGGAGTAATTAGACTTACTTATTATTAAACATTCATTTTAATTAAGCATAAAATGCCATAGAATTAACCTCTATGGCATTTTTTATGCTCTAACAGCTTAAAAAGTATAGCCCAATGATAAGAGAAAGCCCTTATTTTTAAAGTTAAGAGCCCCTTCTGTAAGCGCCTTTTGAAAATCTATCGAATACCTTGCATTTACATTGATATTTGGGGTAATGCTGTAACCTAAACCTGCAGCCCCACCGGCAATAAATTTGCGGTAGTTTTTGAGACTGGTATCATCACTAACCTGCACTCCATTTGTACTTAATGTGGTTTTCTGTGACAGTAGAAATGAAACTTCCGGGCCAACAAACAATGTTAAATCGGGTACAGGTTTGTAGCCAATCAATACAGGAACCTCCAGATAGGAAAACTTCATATTAACTTTGCTGGATGCAGTTTCTTGAAATTTGGCATTCTTCTGGATATAGTAAATCTCTGGAAGGAAAGTAACGTTTCTAGCTATTGCCAAATCTCCATATACCCCCACCTGAAACCCTACTTCTGCATTGGTATTATAATCCTGCAATCCAAACGTTACCGAATGCATATTCATTAGGTTGACACCGGCCCTGATACCAAATCCTGTCTGGTCATTTGCAGGCACCTGTGCT
This is a stretch of genomic DNA from Candidatus Pedobacter colombiensis. It encodes these proteins:
- a CDS encoding porin family protein, translating into MNRLFILGLGLMLSSIAFQAKAQVPANDQTGFGIRAGVNLMNMHSVTFGLQDYNTNAEVGFQVGVYGDLAIARNVTFLPEIYYIQKNAKFQETASSKVNMKFSYLEVPVLIGYKPVPDLTLFVGPEVSFLLSQKTTLSTNGVQVSDDTSLKNYRKFIAGGAAGLGYSITPNINVNARYSIDFQKALTEGALNFKNKGFLLSLGYTF